In the Daphnia pulicaria isolate SC F1-1A chromosome 2, SC_F0-13Bv2, whole genome shotgun sequence genome, one interval contains:
- the LOC124326187 gene encoding 26S proteasome non-ATPase regulatory subunit 12-like, which yields MAESNTTDGGRIIKMEVDYSSTCDEKIPICKALAAEGKINEGLEILYALEKQTRTGADAISTGRILEAIVQLCFDTKKWDLLNENVISLTKRRSQLKAAVTKMVQQCCKYVDQMPTKEVKLKLIDTLRTVTTGKIYVEVERARLTHILAQMKENEGEVTEAADILQELQVETYGSMEKREKVELILEQMRLCLAKKDFIRTQIISKKISIKFFEEKDSHDLKLKFYKIMIDVDQHEGSYLSICKHYRAMYNTDVIQENEADRRMMMQHAILYLLLSPFDNEQSDLTHRFLQEKVVDEIPKYKELLQLFIAAELIHWGTLCQQYEQVLRVGDASTPATNVFTVGTEESEKRWKALKTRVVEYNIRIMAKYYTRVTMQRMAALLDLSVEETEEFLSNLVSSKTVTAKVDRLDGVVHFQTSQTQDVNVLLNNWSSGLASLMDLVTKTNHLINREEMVHRHLLATNPSQE from the exons ATGGCGGAATCAAACACAACCGACGGGGGCCGTATCATCAAGATGGAAGTGGACTACAGTTCGACTTGCGATGAAAAGATACCCATCTGTAAAGCTTTGGCGGCAGAGGGCAAAATTAATGAAGGCCTGGAAATTCTTTATGCTCTTGAGAAGCAGACTAGGACT GGTGCCGATGCCATCTCCACTGGACGTATCTTGGAAGCTATTGTGCAGCTTTGCTTCGACACCAAGAAGTGGGATCTGCTCAACGAAAATGTCATTAGTTTGACCAAAAGAAGGAGCCAGTTGAAAGCAGCTGTTACCAAAATGGTCCAGCAATGCTGCAAATATGTTGACCAGATGCCTACCAAGGAAGTGAAGCTCAAACTGATTGATACCCTCAGAACTGTCACTACTGGAAAG ATCTATGTTGAGGTGGAACGCGCCCGATTGACTCACATTCTAGCCCAAATGAAGGAAAATGAAGGTGAAGTCACTGAAGCCGCCGACATTCTCCAGGAGCTCCAGGTTGAGACCTACGGATCCATGGAAAAGCGAGAAAAG GTCGAGCTCATTCTGGAACAAATGAGGCTTTGTCTCGCAAAGAAAGACTTTATCCGCACGCAGATCATTTCGAAGAAGATCAgcatcaaattctttgaagaaaAGGACTCGCACGACCTTAAGCTGAAATTTTACAA AATCATGATCGATGTGGACCAGCACGAAGGATCGTATCTTTCCATCTGTAAACACTACCGGGCCATGTACAACACTGACGTGATCCAGGAGAACGAGGCCGATCGACGCATGATGATGCAGCACGCCATCCTTTACCTTTTGCTGAGTCCCTTTGACAACGAACAGTCCGATCTCACTCACCGGTTCCTCCAGGAGAAAGTCGTCGACGAAATCCCCAAATACAA GGAACTGCTGCAGTTGTTTATCGCTGCTGAACTCATCCACTGGGGTACTCTCTGCCAGCAGTATGAACAAGTCCTTCGAGTGGGAGACGCTTCCACACCAGCAACTAACGTCTTCACCGTCG GTACCGAGGAAAGTGAGAAACGCTGGAAGGCCCTCAAGACCCGCGTTGTCGAGTACAATATCCGCATTATGGCCAAGTACTACACCCGTGTGACGATGCAAAGAATGGCGGCTCTCCTTGACTTGTCGGTCGAGGAAACGGAAGAGTTTCTCTCCAATTTGGTTTCCAGCAAGACCGTCACCGCCAAGGTGGACCGATTGGACGGCGTCGTTCATTTCCAAACGTCACAAACGCAAGACGTCAATGTCCTACTCAACAATTGGTCAAGTGGCCTCGCCTCGCTGATGGACCTCGTCACCAAAACCAATCACCTCATCAACCGCGAAGAGATGGTTCACCGACACTTGTTGGCCACCAACCCTTCGCAAGAGTGA
- the LOC124326429 gene encoding pyroglutamyl-peptidase 1-like: MGSNEEFPVCEDTVIVTGFGPFGVHKINSSMEAVKLLRGLDVERELGIQLVTKEIPVEYDYVKNEIPILWQLYKPKLVVHVGVSGMAQELTLETQAFNKGYGSLDNTGNLPEGGVCVEGCPDYLESSIDMRTICQNVNSSTCGLVSCVSTDPGRYLCDYIFYSSLCVDKTRTAFVHVPVLNKPYSAIQLAQGLKLVIAEMLEQVRKNDRKQNPA, from the exons ATGGGGTCCAACGAAGAATTTCCCGTGTGCGAAGATACGGTAATAGTGACTGGTTTTGGGCCTTTTGGAGttcataaaattaattctagCATGGAAGCTGTCAAATTGCTACGCGGTTTAGACGTAGAACGAGAGCTCGGAATCCAATTAGTAACTAAGGAAATTCCAGTTGAATATGATTacgtgaaaaatgaaattccaatTTTGTGGCAACTGTATAAACCAAAG CTTGTTGTTCATGTCGGAGTCTCTGGTATGGCCCAAGAATTAACTTTGGAAACTCAAGCCTTCAACAAAGGATACGGTTCATTGGACAACACAGGCAACCTCCCTGAAggtggtgtgtgtgttgaaGGATGCCCGGACTATCTAGAATCCTCTATTGACATGAGAACAATTTGCCAAAATGTGAACAGCTCTACTTGTGGTCTAGTTTCCTGTGTGTCAACTGATCCAGGCCGCTACCTGTGTGACTACATATTTTATTCATCCCTCTGTGTTGATAAAACCAGAACAGCTTTTGTTCATGTGCCTGTTTTGAACAAACC GTACTCAGCTATTCAGCTTGCTCAAGGATTGAAATTGGTTATTGCTG AAATGTTGGAACAAGTCCGCAAAAACGACCGGAAGCAAAATCCCGCCTAG